From the genome of Nitrospira sp. SG-bin1:
GCCCAGCCGTGACAAAGATAAACGGTATGTCCGGAGACAACTGGCGGGCCAGCTCCAGAGCGCCGCCTTCATCAAACTGAGGAAGGTCGAATTCGGCTAAGACCAGGTCCACCGAGCCATCGTTCAAGGCCGCCGTAAAGGCACGGCGCGTCTCTACACGTCGTATCACACAAGGAAGACCCTCATCCGTCAACAGCGCTTCTATGTGATCGGCATCCTGTAGGCTAGCTTCGAGATGCATTACTCGTAGCGGAGTCGTCATGGCATGGCGGGTCAATTTGTGGGACGACAGCTTTCAGGAGGAGGTTCATTGACGAGTCCCCAGAACGTTCCCAACTCCTTGACGGCGGACAAGAATTTATGAAACTCCACGGGCTTGACGACATAGGCATTCGCCCCCAGCGCATAGCTCTCGGTAAGGTCTCGTTCTTCTCGCGACGAGGTCAGCATGACGACGGGAATGGGACGAAGATTGACGTCCGCCTTGATCGTCCGCAAGACTTCAAGTCCGTTTACTTTCGGCATCTTCAGATCAAGGAACACCACGGCAGGGTTTCCTCTCAAGCGTGACTTGAATTGTCCGCGGCAATACAAATAGTCCAACACTTCGGCTCCGTCACGGCACAAGACGACTTTGTCGGAGATGTGCTCAGCCTCCATCGCCGCCAAAGCCAGTTCGGCGTCCCGCGGGTTATCCTCGGCGAGGAGGATCGGTTTGGCTGCTGTCATGCGTCAAGCCTCCTTCCCGGGAGCAGTATATAGAATGTCGCGCCCTTGTCCGGCGCACCTTCCGCCCAGGTCCGTCCACCGTGGCGATGAACGATCCGACGAACGTTGGCCAAGCCAATACCGGTTCCTTCGAATTCGTCGGAACGATGTAATCGCTGGAACACTCCGAACAGTTTAGGGGCGTATTGCATATCGAACCCTACGCCATTATCACGGACGAAAACGATGACTTCTGTAGAGCTGGGATGTTCCACGCCGATTTCAATCGTGGCCATAGGCCTCGTGCTCGTAAATTTCACGGCATTGGAGATTATATTCATAAATACCTGTCGGAGCATGGCCGGATCACCCTGTACTTCAGGCAGTGACGCGATTGTCCATGATATTGCCCGTCCTTGCAAGTCCAAGCGGAGATCGGAAAGGATATTTTTGATCAATTGATCCAGATGGACGGTTGTGTGAAGCATCTCTTGTCGACCCATGCGAGAAAACACCAGTAAGTCATCGATCAGCTGCCCCATTTGTTTGGCGGAGTCGGAAATCGTCTGCAAATACCGAGCAGCTTTGTCGTTCAGGGATTGCTCGACCGACTTCCGCAAGAGCGAGGCATAGCCGTCGATGTGACGCAATGGCGCGCGTAGGTCGTGAGAAACCGAATAGCTGAACGCTTCCAGTTCCTTGTTCGCCGCCTCCAGGAGCTCTCCTCGGCGTTGTAGCTCTCCGGCGACACGTCGCCGTTCCGTGATGTCGTGTCGAATGAGGTAGTACACCCATGCCAAGAGAACCAGTTGCAACAATGCACCG
Proteins encoded in this window:
- a CDS encoding two-component system response regulator gives rise to the protein MTAAKPILLAEDNPRDAELALAAMEAEHISDKVVLCRDGAEVLDYLYCRGQFKSRLRGNPAVVFLDLKMPKVNGLEVLRTIKADVNLRPIPVVMLTSSREERDLTESYALGANAYVVKPVEFHKFLSAVKELGTFWGLVNEPPPESCRPTN